One part of the Mycolicibacterium aromaticivorans JS19b1 = JCM 16368 genome encodes these proteins:
- a CDS encoding GOLPH3/VPS74 family protein has translation MGRTGDRSSEFSPVPPTLHGQLFMLAFDPRSGRFDGYDPQLFGFALRAAMLTDLHLRGFLVERAGAPVPARAASPDDPILRAEFAQVGVHNRATWAHLIADNRHEAITAVREQLVDQGWLRTRQQPGAPVSDAGLEPFDQWRVRTLADAARGALRNAVVGLPAEPWPVACGLLAVMAELPVMGEFSAEEHGRGRLDGLAVGGLVPVSGLIETIRERRGGSCPGLMGGSS, from the coding sequence GTGGGGCGCACCGGCGATCGGTCGTCCGAGTTCTCCCCCGTGCCCCCGACCCTGCACGGGCAGCTGTTCATGCTCGCGTTCGATCCTCGGAGCGGTCGGTTCGACGGCTACGATCCTCAGCTCTTCGGCTTTGCGCTGCGGGCCGCGATGCTGACGGACCTGCATCTGCGCGGTTTCCTGGTGGAGCGTGCCGGCGCGCCGGTCCCGGCCCGGGCGGCCAGTCCCGATGATCCGATTTTGCGTGCCGAATTCGCCCAGGTGGGCGTTCACAACCGGGCGACTTGGGCGCACTTGATCGCCGACAACCGGCACGAAGCGATCACCGCGGTGCGGGAACAGCTGGTCGACCAGGGCTGGCTGCGCACTCGGCAGCAGCCCGGTGCCCCGGTGTCCGACGCGGGCCTCGAGCCGTTCGACCAGTGGCGGGTCCGCACCTTGGCGGACGCGGCGCGCGGGGCGCTGCGAAACGCTGTTGTCGGCCTTCCGGCGGAGCCGTGGCCCGTGGCGTGCGGATTGCTCGCGGTGATGGCCGAACTGCCTGTCATGGGCGAGTTCTCCGCCGAGGAGCATGGCCGGGGTCGTCTTGACGGGTTGGCGGTCGGCGGTCTGGTGCCTGTCTCGGGGTTGATCGAAACGATCCGGGAGCGTCGCGGGGGCAGCTGTCCGGGGTTGATGGGCGGGTCATCGTGA
- a CDS encoding heavy metal translocating P-type ATPase, translating into MATTDLQLTGMSCASCAARIERGLNDLDGVQATVNFAVERAHVEHGPQVSERDLIHAVESSGYHASVVDHSGHGDDHMNHDVPSEQLRPRLVGSALLAVPVVALSMVMPWQFPGWLWVVLALTTPIVVWGGYPFHKAALNSARHGSSTMDTLVSIGTLAAYLWSLYAVLTGAAEHGHGHVYFEVAAAVTVFLLAGRYAEAKARRSAGAALRALLSLGAKEATVLRDDAEVRIPVQDLNVGDVIVVRPGERVATDGVIVDGASALDTSAMTGESVPADVGPGDEVLGGAVNTYGRMLVSAKRVGGDTQLARMARMVSDAQSGKASIQRLADRVSAIFVPVVLAIAAVTLVAWLVAGGSATEAFTAAVAVLIIACPCALGLATPTAILVGTGRGAQLGVLIKEPQVLETVTGIDAVVLDKTGTVTTGSMAVAAVETEAGTDADAVLAQAAAVESASEHPVAAAIVAAARERGLTVPAVHDFANDPGTGVSGVVGGVRVRVSRAAEQSNDGRTSVEVRADGSRRGVIRLVDAVKPTSAEAIAELKAMGITPILLTGDNTAVAARVAAEVGIAAENVIAGVLPSEKADAISRLQALGHKVAMVGDGVNDSVALATADVGMAMGTGTDAAIEAGDITLVRGDLRTVPTALRLSSRTLRIIKQNLFWAFGYNVAAIPLAALGLLNPMIAGAAMAFSSVLVVTNSLRLKRFS; encoded by the coding sequence ATGGCGACGACCGACCTTCAGTTGACCGGCATGAGCTGCGCGTCCTGCGCGGCCCGTATCGAACGCGGCCTCAACGATCTGGACGGCGTGCAGGCCACGGTGAACTTCGCCGTCGAGCGCGCACACGTCGAGCACGGCCCACAGGTCTCAGAACGCGATCTGATCCACGCCGTGGAATCCAGCGGCTATCACGCATCGGTGGTGGACCACTCCGGCCACGGCGACGACCACATGAACCACGACGTCCCGAGCGAACAGCTGCGCCCTCGGCTGGTCGGCTCGGCATTGCTGGCGGTCCCGGTGGTGGCGCTGTCGATGGTGATGCCGTGGCAGTTCCCGGGATGGTTGTGGGTGGTGTTGGCGCTGACAACCCCGATCGTGGTCTGGGGCGGCTATCCGTTCCACAAGGCCGCCCTGAACAGTGCGCGCCACGGATCCTCGACGATGGACACCCTGGTATCGATCGGCACACTGGCCGCCTACCTGTGGTCGCTGTATGCGGTGCTGACCGGCGCCGCCGAGCACGGGCACGGCCACGTCTACTTCGAGGTCGCGGCCGCGGTGACGGTGTTTCTGCTGGCCGGCCGCTATGCCGAGGCCAAAGCCAGGCGGTCGGCGGGAGCGGCGCTGCGGGCGCTGCTGTCGCTGGGCGCAAAGGAGGCAACCGTGCTGCGCGACGATGCCGAGGTGCGAATCCCAGTGCAGGACTTGAATGTTGGTGACGTCATCGTCGTGCGACCAGGAGAGCGGGTGGCCACCGACGGCGTGATCGTCGACGGTGCGTCGGCGCTGGACACCTCGGCGATGACCGGGGAGTCGGTGCCCGCCGACGTCGGCCCGGGTGACGAGGTACTCGGCGGAGCGGTCAACACCTACGGCCGAATGCTGGTGAGCGCCAAGCGCGTCGGTGGTGACACCCAGCTCGCGCGGATGGCCAGGATGGTCTCCGACGCACAAAGCGGGAAGGCGTCCATCCAGCGGCTGGCCGATCGGGTGTCGGCGATCTTCGTGCCGGTGGTGTTGGCCATCGCGGCGGTCACACTGGTTGCCTGGCTGGTGGCCGGCGGGTCGGCCACGGAGGCGTTCACCGCGGCGGTCGCCGTGCTGATCATCGCCTGCCCGTGCGCACTCGGCCTGGCGACACCGACCGCGATTCTGGTCGGCACCGGCCGCGGCGCTCAACTCGGGGTGTTGATCAAGGAGCCCCAGGTTCTCGAAACCGTCACCGGCATCGACGCCGTCGTCCTCGACAAGACCGGCACGGTGACCACCGGCTCGATGGCCGTGGCGGCCGTCGAGACCGAAGCCGGCACCGACGCCGACGCGGTGCTGGCTCAGGCGGCCGCGGTCGAATCCGCGTCCGAGCACCCGGTGGCCGCGGCGATCGTCGCCGCCGCCCGGGAGCGGGGCCTGACCGTTCCCGCGGTCCATGACTTCGCCAACGACCCCGGGACCGGCGTCAGCGGCGTCGTCGGCGGCGTGCGGGTGCGGGTGTCCCGCGCCGCCGAGCAGTCAAACGACGGGCGCACCAGCGTCGAGGTCCGCGCCGACGGCAGCCGCCGTGGGGTGATCCGGTTGGTCGACGCAGTCAAGCCGACCAGTGCGGAGGCCATCGCTGAGTTGAAGGCCATGGGCATCACGCCGATTCTGCTGACCGGCGACAACACCGCGGTTGCCGCGCGGGTGGCCGCCGAGGTCGGCATAGCGGCCGAGAACGTCATCGCGGGCGTGCTGCCCTCGGAGAAGGCCGACGCCATCAGCCGATTGCAGGCGCTGGGGCACAAGGTCGCGATGGTCGGGGACGGGGTCAACGATTCGGTGGCATTGGCCACCGCGGACGTAGGCATGGCGATGGGCACCGGGACCGATGCGGCGATCGAGGCCGGCGACATCACGCTGGTCCGCGGGGACCTGCGCACTGTCCCGACCGCACTGCGGCTGTCGTCGCGCACCCTGCGGATCATCAAGCAGAACCTGTTCTGGGCGTTCGGCTATAACGTCGCGGCCATCCCGCTGGCGGCGCTGGGCCTGCTGAACCCCATGATCGCCGGCGCGGCCATGGCGTTCTCCTCGGTGCTGGTGGTGACCAACAGCCTGCGCCTCAAGCGCTTCAGTTGA
- a CDS encoding oxygenase MpaB family protein, with product MTELAESDSATDALPLGPQSLVWRYFGDNRMFLIGPRPAVLQNMLAELGQGVLDHSVWFADTAARIKRSLPPIFMTVYGSEDDNAGVSVRDFHHNIKGDMPGPPGKAGRYHALDPDTYYWAHATFFDQALYFADTFVKRLSREEKEQMYLESKTWYRRYGVSDRPMPADYAEFERYWDRMINEVLVAHRTAVYGVGYVTKGFPRPKAVNPIVWRLVAPVFNPIAAFLTTGGMPPRTREILGLPWSDRKERNYQRFAAFWRSRPVNWLWDHLPMNVRYNRYAAKGFAQAGHA from the coding sequence ATGACGGAACTCGCCGAATCTGACTCCGCGACCGACGCCCTGCCGCTGGGCCCGCAGTCACTGGTGTGGCGCTACTTCGGCGACAACCGGATGTTCCTCATCGGCCCGCGTCCGGCGGTGCTGCAGAACATGCTCGCCGAACTCGGCCAGGGTGTGCTCGACCATTCGGTGTGGTTCGCCGACACCGCGGCCCGGATCAAGCGCTCGTTGCCGCCGATCTTCATGACCGTCTACGGCAGCGAAGACGACAACGCCGGCGTCAGCGTCCGCGACTTCCACCACAACATCAAGGGCGATATGCCTGGCCCACCAGGAAAGGCCGGCCGCTACCACGCGCTGGATCCCGACACCTACTACTGGGCGCACGCCACCTTCTTCGATCAGGCGCTGTACTTCGCCGACACCTTCGTCAAGCGCCTCTCGCGCGAGGAGAAGGAGCAGATGTATCTGGAGTCCAAGACCTGGTATCGCCGCTACGGCGTCAGCGACCGCCCGATGCCCGCCGACTACGCCGAGTTCGAGCGCTACTGGGACCGGATGATCAACGAGGTGCTGGTCGCGCATCGAACGGCCGTTTACGGCGTCGGCTACGTCACCAAGGGATTCCCGCGGCCCAAAGCCGTCAACCCGATCGTCTGGCGGCTGGTGGCACCGGTCTTCAACCCCATCGCGGCGTTTCTGACCACCGGGGGGATGCCACCGCGCACCCGCGAGATCCTCGGCCTGCCATGGAGTGATCGCAAGGAGCGCAATTACCAGCGCTTCGCGGCGTTCTGGCGCTCGCGTCCGGTGAACTGGCTGTGGGATCATCTTCCGATGAATGTCCGCTACAACCGCTACGCCGCAAAGGGTTTCGCGCAGGCAGGGCATGCCTGA
- a CDS encoding TetR/AcrR family transcriptional regulator, whose product MPDQSTEAILDAALVEFDRHGIRRVALDDVARRAGVSRTTIYRRFANKDDLVAAVMDRENLRLFHDIAEELKTARPQSNYYVEAFTQAILRTRRHRVLNRMVVDEPALTLELARLHYGAAVQRIEAALRVIFPPGFADRIGPQAVHELADNIWRYALMAMLLPSPVPLETADDIRAFATKHFLPSLPDELRVVPV is encoded by the coding sequence ATGCCTGACCAGTCGACCGAAGCGATACTCGACGCCGCGCTCGTCGAGTTCGATCGTCATGGCATCCGCCGGGTTGCCCTTGATGACGTCGCCCGCCGGGCCGGGGTGAGCCGGACGACGATCTACCGTCGCTTCGCCAACAAGGACGACCTGGTGGCCGCGGTGATGGACCGGGAAAACCTACGGTTGTTCCACGACATCGCCGAGGAATTGAAAACCGCCCGCCCGCAGTCGAATTACTACGTCGAAGCGTTCACCCAGGCGATCCTGCGAACCAGACGGCACCGGGTGCTCAACCGCATGGTGGTCGACGAGCCGGCGCTGACGCTGGAACTGGCCCGGTTGCACTACGGTGCCGCGGTCCAGCGGATCGAGGCGGCGCTGCGGGTGATCTTTCCGCCCGGCTTCGCCGACCGGATCGGGCCGCAGGCCGTCCATGAGCTGGCCGACAACATCTGGCGCTACGCGTTGATGGCGATGCTGTTGCCCAGCCCGGTTCCGCTCGAAACTGCCGACGATATAAGGGCTTTCGCGACCAAGCACTTCCTGCCCAGCCTGCCCGATGAGCTGCGGGTAGTACCGGTCTAA
- a CDS encoding Rieske (2Fe-2S) protein, with translation MTRRDLRHYIDDMLAGRQPRGFTPDEFEAAQLRTAIDLTAAREDAGEPRPEFIEGLKARLAADMSSDPATSTSTAPAKRTMSATRRQVIVGTSAAATAAVAGVAVDRMVIRPQTDEEQVADAELVPTDGSWQTVTASGDLPEGAVHAFDLGAVSGFVRRVNGRVDAVSGVCTHQGCKLWFDQGDDRLRCPCHSTSFSPAGMVVTHALPIAPNPLPHFEVRERNGLVEVLAPPPRTT, from the coding sequence ATGACCCGCCGCGATCTTCGCCACTACATAGACGACATGCTGGCAGGCCGACAGCCGCGGGGATTCACCCCCGACGAGTTCGAGGCGGCCCAGCTGCGCACCGCTATCGACCTCACCGCCGCCCGCGAAGACGCCGGCGAACCACGACCGGAGTTCATCGAAGGGCTCAAAGCCCGGCTGGCCGCCGACATGTCCTCGGATCCGGCAACTTCGACGAGCACAGCACCGGCAAAGCGAACAATGTCGGCCACCCGCCGACAGGTGATCGTCGGCACCTCCGCCGCGGCAACCGCCGCGGTCGCCGGGGTTGCGGTCGATCGGATGGTGATCCGACCGCAGACCGACGAAGAACAAGTCGCCGACGCGGAGTTGGTACCCACCGACGGGTCCTGGCAGACCGTGACCGCCAGCGGGGACCTGCCCGAGGGGGCGGTGCACGCGTTCGACCTTGGTGCAGTCAGTGGATTCGTGCGTCGGGTCAACGGCCGGGTCGATGCGGTGTCCGGCGTGTGCACCCACCAGGGCTGCAAGCTGTGGTTCGACCAGGGCGATGACCGGCTGCGCTGTCCGTGCCACTCGACGTCGTTCTCACCGGCCGGCATGGTGGTTACGCATGCCCTTCCGATAGCACCGAACCCGTTGCCGCACTTCGAAGTCCGCGAGCGCAACGGGCTCGTGGAGGTTCTTGCACCACCACCCCGGACGACCTGA
- a CDS encoding RNA polymerase sigma factor, producing MAADDDPRPRPELRLVAEARYPDWESVYDDNVTWVYRLIFGRVGNRADAEDLTSEVFLAAMRPLRLTASIAEVRAYLRATARTVLAAHWRATLGTEITTIEDVPATAFGPAAPSTAPQRVAALLGALPDNYRRVLELRFLQGCSVREAASTLGISVANAKVLQHRALRLAAQISEGALP from the coding sequence ATGGCGGCGGACGACGATCCACGCCCGCGACCCGAGCTTCGCCTGGTCGCCGAAGCGCGCTATCCGGATTGGGAATCCGTCTACGACGACAACGTCACGTGGGTCTACCGGCTGATCTTCGGCCGGGTGGGAAACCGCGCCGACGCCGAGGACCTGACCTCGGAGGTCTTCCTGGCCGCGATGCGCCCGCTGCGTTTGACTGCCAGCATCGCCGAAGTGCGTGCCTACCTGCGGGCCACCGCCCGCACCGTGCTGGCCGCGCATTGGCGCGCCACCCTGGGCACCGAGATCACCACCATCGAGGACGTGCCGGCCACCGCGTTCGGTCCCGCCGCGCCGAGCACCGCTCCGCAGCGCGTCGCCGCCCTTCTCGGCGCCCTGCCCGACAACTATCGACGGGTACTGGAACTGCGGTTCCTCCAAGGCTGTTCGGTGCGGGAGGCGGCCAGTACGCTCGGCATCAGCGTCGCGAACGCGAAAGTGTTGCAGCATCGAGCGTTGCGGCTGGCCGCACAGATCAGCGAGGGGGCCCTGCCATGA
- a CDS encoding cupredoxin domain-containing protein produces MHHTRTALACLAVVVGAAACATPPKAPAPTVDFGPNGGTSVGMPGMSNMPGMPMPQATTTVAAPPVAGTAVNITNFAFAPATLTVKVGDTVTWTNKDEEPHTVVANDGSFHSPGLDANATYSFTFTKAGSFDYICSIHPFMHGTVVVSA; encoded by the coding sequence ATGCACCACACCCGCACCGCTCTGGCGTGCCTGGCGGTCGTCGTCGGCGCCGCAGCATGCGCCACACCGCCGAAGGCTCCGGCACCGACGGTCGACTTCGGGCCCAATGGCGGCACATCGGTCGGCATGCCGGGGATGTCGAACATGCCGGGAATGCCGATGCCTCAGGCAACGACAACCGTCGCCGCCCCGCCCGTCGCCGGAACGGCAGTGAACATCACGAATTTCGCGTTCGCACCGGCCACCCTGACCGTCAAGGTAGGCGACACCGTCACCTGGACGAACAAGGACGAGGAGCCGCACACCGTCGTCGCAAACGACGGCTCGTTCCACTCGCCGGGTCTGGACGCCAACGCCACATACAGCTTCACATTCACGAAGGCAGGCAGCTTCGACTACATCTGCAGCATCCACCCGTTCATGCACGGCACCGTGGTGGTGAGCGCATGA
- a CDS encoding metallophosphoesterase family protein, giving the protein MTGDPHQMSRRQLIRHGAWFGAAVGLAVVGGEVLSHVASAPAATDTRPTLRFAQISDSHIGFTGAANADVTGSFERAIRQVNKLGYTPDFVIHTGDLTHLATPTQFDQVNQMLGALKTPHVFTVPGEHDSVDDAGQKYRSVFGAGTRGDGWYSFDIAGVHVIGLVNTLNLKKLGHLGADQLEFVEKDVAPLSSDTPIIVFSHIPLFAMYPDWGWGTDDATQALSYLRRFSSVTCLNGHVHQLFSKTEDNVTFYSATTTAYPLPHPGDGPAPKPLTLPAGQLHDALGIREVSYTRGQNVLALKEETLQ; this is encoded by the coding sequence ATGACCGGCGACCCGCACCAGATGAGCAGACGCCAGCTGATCAGGCACGGCGCCTGGTTCGGCGCGGCTGTCGGGCTGGCGGTCGTCGGCGGCGAGGTGCTGTCCCACGTCGCGAGCGCCCCGGCCGCCACCGACACCCGGCCCACCCTGCGCTTCGCTCAGATCAGCGACAGTCATATCGGGTTCACCGGCGCCGCCAACGCCGACGTGACGGGATCGTTCGAGCGGGCCATCCGGCAGGTCAACAAACTCGGGTACACGCCCGATTTCGTGATCCACACCGGTGACCTCACACATCTGGCGACCCCCACCCAGTTCGACCAGGTCAACCAGATGCTGGGCGCTCTCAAGACCCCGCACGTCTTCACCGTGCCGGGTGAGCACGATTCGGTCGACGACGCCGGGCAGAAGTACCGGTCGGTGTTCGGGGCGGGCACCCGCGGTGACGGCTGGTACAGCTTCGACATCGCGGGTGTCCATGTCATCGGGTTGGTCAACACGCTGAACCTGAAGAAGCTGGGGCATCTTGGAGCCGACCAGCTGGAGTTCGTCGAGAAGGACGTGGCGCCGCTGTCGTCGGACACCCCCATCATCGTGTTCAGCCACATCCCGCTGTTCGCGATGTACCCCGACTGGGGCTGGGGCACCGACGACGCCACCCAGGCGCTGAGCTACCTGCGCCGGTTCTCGTCGGTGACGTGCCTTAACGGTCATGTCCACCAACTGTTTTCCAAGACCGAGGACAACGTCACGTTCTACAGCGCCACCACCACGGCCTACCCGCTGCCGCACCCCGGCGACGGGCCCGCCCCCAAGCCGCTGACCCTGCCCGCCGGTCAATTGCATGACGCCCTCGGCATCCGCGAGGTCAGCTACACCCGCGGCCAGAACGTGCTCGCCCTGAAAGAGGAGACCCTGCAATGA
- a CDS encoding nitroreductase family deazaflavin-dependent oxidoreductase has translation MQLPQWLARFNRHVTNPVQRLWAGFVPTMGILEHVGRRSGAHYRTPLTVFTTDDGIAILLTYGPNRDWLKNITAAGGGRLTRYGRTFAVSNPRVMPKTDAAHHVSGAWRPLFRMLPFESAVLLTRS, from the coding sequence ATGCAACTTCCGCAGTGGCTGGCCAGGTTCAACCGGCACGTCACCAACCCGGTGCAGCGATTGTGGGCCGGCTTCGTTCCGACGATGGGGATCCTCGAGCACGTCGGACGCCGCTCCGGCGCGCACTACCGCACCCCGCTGACCGTGTTCACCACCGACGACGGCATCGCGATCCTGCTCACCTACGGGCCCAATCGCGACTGGCTCAAGAACATCACCGCGGCCGGCGGCGGGCGGCTCACCCGCTACGGACGGACCTTCGCCGTCAGCAATCCGCGGGTGATGCCCAAAACTGACGCTGCCCATCATGTTTCAGGAGCTTGGCGTCCACTCTTCAGGATGCTGCCGTTCGAGTCCGCGGTACTGCTGACCCGCTCCTGA